One genomic segment of Desulforamulus reducens MI-1 includes these proteins:
- the uvrB gene encoding excinuclease ABC subunit UvrB has product MEFKLKSDFSPRGDQPRAIEKLVAGIDKGLRHQVLLGATGTGKTFTMANIIQEVKRPTLILAPNKTLAAQLCSEMKEFFPENSVEYFVSYFDYYQPEAYIPHTDTYIEKDSSLNDEIDKLRHSATTALLERRDVIIVASVSCIYGLGNPETYRDLVLSLRVGGTYDRDAILRKLVDIQYERNDIDFSRGKFRVRGDVIEIFPANASERALRVELFGDEVDRLLEIDVVTGEILGQRQHIAVFPASHFVTAEDNMKRAITTIEAELEQRLQELRAADKLLEAQRLQQRTQYDLEMMAEVGFCSGIENYSRHLTGRAPGESPFTLLDFFPEDWLLIIDESHVAVPQIGGMYEGDRSRKTTLVEHGFRLPSALDNRPLKFKEFEEKVNQVIYVSATPGKYEFEHQEQIVEQIIRPTGLIDPEIFIRPTKGQIDDLLGEIRLRVERDERVLVTTLTKKMAEDLTDYFKENGVRVRYLHSDIHTMERMEILRDLRLGTFDVLVGINLLREGLDLPEVSLVAILDADKEGYLRSERSLIQTIGRAARNAEGRVIMYADKMTDSMKKAIGETNRRRKIQMEYNRKHNITPETIRKAIRDVIEATRAAEEKAPYVAQSKAGKLTKTELKKMIAKLEKEMKESAKHLEFERAAQLRDALIELRLQLRGEKNIKPAIPEIEY; this is encoded by the coding sequence GGGGCGATCAGCCCAGGGCCATTGAAAAACTGGTGGCAGGCATTGATAAGGGCTTGAGACACCAGGTACTATTGGGGGCCACCGGTACAGGGAAAACCTTTACCATGGCCAACATCATTCAAGAGGTTAAGCGCCCCACCTTAATATTAGCACCCAACAAAACCCTGGCAGCCCAGCTGTGTAGTGAGATGAAAGAATTTTTCCCGGAAAACTCCGTTGAATATTTCGTTAGTTACTTTGATTACTACCAGCCCGAGGCCTACATTCCCCATACCGATACCTATATTGAAAAGGATTCATCACTGAACGACGAAATTGATAAACTGCGTCACTCAGCAACCACTGCGCTGTTGGAGCGGCGGGATGTAATTATTGTAGCCAGTGTTTCCTGCATTTACGGTTTAGGTAACCCAGAAACCTACCGGGATCTGGTCCTATCCCTGCGGGTGGGCGGTACCTACGACCGGGATGCCATCCTGCGCAAGCTGGTAGATATTCAATATGAAAGAAACGACATTGACTTTAGCCGGGGTAAGTTCCGGGTACGGGGCGATGTCATTGAAATTTTTCCCGCCAACGCCAGTGAAAGGGCCCTGCGGGTGGAATTGTTTGGAGATGAAGTGGACCGTCTGTTGGAAATCGATGTTGTCACCGGTGAAATTCTGGGTCAACGCCAACATATTGCTGTTTTCCCTGCCAGCCACTTCGTAACTGCCGAAGATAACATGAAAAGAGCCATTACCACCATTGAGGCAGAGCTGGAGCAGAGGCTACAGGAATTGCGGGCTGCCGATAAATTATTGGAAGCCCAACGCCTGCAGCAGCGTACCCAATATGACCTGGAAATGATGGCTGAAGTGGGTTTTTGTTCGGGCATTGAGAACTATTCCAGGCATCTCACAGGACGTGCCCCCGGAGAGTCACCCTTTACCCTGCTGGACTTCTTTCCCGAAGACTGGCTGTTAATCATCGATGAGTCCCACGTGGCAGTACCACAGATTGGTGGTATGTACGAAGGGGACCGTTCAAGAAAAACAACCCTAGTGGAGCACGGCTTTCGCCTGCCCTCAGCCCTGGATAACCGACCCTTGAAGTTCAAAGAATTCGAAGAAAAAGTCAATCAAGTGATTTATGTATCGGCCACACCGGGTAAATACGAATTTGAACACCAAGAGCAAATCGTGGAACAGATTATTCGTCCCACCGGATTGATAGACCCTGAAATATTTATCAGGCCCACCAAGGGGCAAATTGATGATTTATTGGGAGAAATTCGCCTGCGGGTAGAGCGGGACGAAAGGGTGCTGGTAACCACCCTAACGAAAAAAATGGCCGAAGACCTCACCGACTACTTTAAAGAAAATGGCGTGCGGGTTCGTTACCTGCACTCGGATATTCATACCATGGAGCGGATGGAAATCCTGCGGGATCTGCGCCTGGGTACCTTTGATGTCCTGGTGGGCATTAACCTGCTGAGGGAGGGCTTAGACCTACCGGAAGTAAGCCTGGTGGCCATTCTGGATGCCGATAAAGAAGGCTATCTTCGTTCCGAACGCTCTCTGATCCAGACCATCGGCCGGGCTGCCCGTAATGCAGAGGGCCGGGTGATCATGTATGCAGACAAAATGACCGACTCCATGAAGAAAGCCATCGGAGAAACAAACCGACGCCGCAAGATTCAAATGGAGTATAACCGTAAACATAATATTACCCCGGAAACCATTCGCAAGGCCATCAGGGATGTCATTGAAGCCACCCGGGCGGCTGAAGAAAAAGCACCCTATGTGGCCCAGAGCAAGGCGGGTAAGCTAACAAAAACCGAGCTGAAGAAGATGATTGCTAAGCTGGAGAAAGAAATGAAAGAATCCGCCAAGCACCTGGAATTTGAGCGGGCAGCCCAGCTTAGAGATGCCCTGATTGAGCTACGGCTGCAGCTTAGGGGAGAGAAGAACATCAAGCCAGCAATACCGGAGATAGAGTATTAG
- the uvrA gene encoding excinuclease ABC subunit UvrA gives MQDKILIKGARSHNLKNIDVEIPRDKLVVVTGLSGSGKSSLAFDTIYAEGQRRYVESLSAYARQFLGQMNKPDVDYIEGLSPAISIDQKTTSHNPRSTVGTVTEIYDYLRLLFARAGRAHCPKCGQPITQQTVQQMVDQLMALPEGTKLQLLSPVVRGKKGEHVKILEDIKRNGFVRVRVDGEIYDLSEVPQLDKKKKHNIEIVVDRIILRPGTEKRLADSMETALKQSEGIVIAAVIDGEEYTFSENFACTDCGINISEISPRLFSFNNPHGACPACTGLGINHEFDPDMIMPDKSKSIREGGIEGWHKGNIAAAYLSGLAKQYDFSLDTPVENLSTKHMKVILYGTGQEKVKFDYTDSYGHTHHYEVPFEGIIGNLSRRYRETQSEAMREEFEKYMSIKPCPSCKGARLKPEALAVKVGGKDIVDITSLSIADALKFFNNLDLTERERMIARQILKEINERLGFLVNVGLDYLTLGRSAGTLSGGEAQRIRLATQIGSGLMGVLYILDEPSIGLHQRDNERLITTLERLRDLGNTLIVVEHDEDTIRVADHIIDIGPLAGRQGGQVVAAGTMEDIMQVPESLTGQYLSGKKFIPVPLSRRLGKGQSLVIKGATENNLKGIDVEIPLGGFVCITGVSGSGKSTLINEILYKSLAQKLHRAKSKPGEHSGIEGIEHLEKVIDVNQSPIGRTPRSNPATYTGVFNDIRELFTQMPEAKVRGYKAGRFSFNVKGGRCEACQGDGIIKIEMHFLPDVYVPCEICKGLRYNRETLEVKYKGKSIADVLSMEVDEAVEFFANIPKIHRRLKTLQDVGLGYVRLGQPAPELSGGEAQRVKLATELSRRSNGGTIYILDEPTTGLHTADIARLLEVLHRLVDNGSTVVVIEHNLDVIKTADYIIDLGPEGGDKGGTVVATGSPEEICQVAASYTGHFLKPVLERDRQRTLQALENGEVSSIIA, from the coding sequence ATGCAAGACAAAATACTCATCAAGGGTGCCCGGTCCCATAATTTGAAAAATATAGATGTGGAAATCCCTAGGGACAAGCTGGTGGTAGTAACCGGTCTGTCCGGTTCTGGTAAATCCTCCCTGGCCTTCGACACCATCTACGCCGAAGGTCAGCGTCGCTATGTGGAATCCCTTTCTGCCTACGCCCGGCAGTTTCTGGGCCAGATGAACAAACCCGATGTGGACTATATAGAAGGGCTTTCGCCGGCCATTTCCATTGACCAAAAGACCACTAGCCATAACCCTCGCTCCACAGTGGGTACCGTAACGGAAATTTACGACTACCTGAGGCTGCTTTTTGCCCGGGCGGGCCGGGCCCACTGCCCCAAATGCGGCCAGCCTATCACTCAGCAGACCGTACAGCAAATGGTAGATCAACTGATGGCACTGCCCGAAGGCACCAAGCTGCAACTTCTGTCCCCGGTGGTTAGGGGTAAAAAGGGAGAGCATGTTAAGATCCTCGAAGACATTAAGCGCAATGGTTTTGTGCGGGTTCGGGTGGATGGAGAAATTTACGATCTATCCGAAGTTCCTCAGCTGGACAAAAAAAAGAAACACAACATCGAGATTGTGGTGGATCGCATTATTCTTCGCCCCGGCACTGAAAAACGCCTGGCGGACTCCATGGAAACAGCCCTCAAACAAAGTGAAGGCATTGTCATTGCCGCAGTGATTGATGGGGAGGAATATACCTTTTCCGAAAACTTTGCCTGCACCGACTGTGGCATTAACATCAGTGAAATTAGTCCCCGGCTGTTCTCCTTTAACAATCCCCACGGAGCTTGCCCCGCCTGTACCGGACTGGGGATTAACCATGAGTTTGACCCGGATATGATTATGCCGGATAAAAGCAAAAGTATCCGGGAAGGAGGCATTGAGGGCTGGCACAAGGGGAACATTGCCGCAGCCTACCTATCCGGCCTGGCAAAACAATATGATTTTAGTCTGGATACGCCGGTGGAGAATCTTTCCACCAAACACATGAAAGTGATTCTCTACGGTACCGGCCAGGAAAAAGTTAAATTTGACTATACCGATAGCTACGGCCACACCCACCATTACGAAGTACCCTTTGAAGGAATTATTGGCAACCTCTCCCGGCGTTACCGGGAAACCCAATCGGAAGCCATGCGAGAAGAGTTTGAAAAATACATGAGCATTAAACCCTGCCCCAGTTGTAAGGGTGCCAGGTTAAAGCCCGAGGCCCTGGCTGTGAAGGTTGGGGGGAAAGATATTGTAGATATAACCTCCCTTTCCATAGCCGATGCACTGAAATTCTTTAACAACCTGGACCTCACCGAGCGGGAACGCATGATTGCCCGGCAAATCCTCAAGGAAATTAACGAACGACTGGGTTTCCTGGTTAATGTGGGCCTGGATTATCTAACGCTGGGACGCTCCGCCGGGACCCTGTCCGGGGGAGAGGCCCAGCGGATTCGGCTGGCTACCCAAATTGGTTCCGGTCTTATGGGTGTTCTCTACATTCTGGACGAACCCAGCATCGGTCTGCACCAGCGGGATAATGAAAGACTCATAACCACCCTGGAACGCCTACGGGATTTGGGCAACACCCTCATTGTGGTGGAACACGACGAGGATACCATCCGGGTGGCGGACCACATCATTGATATTGGCCCTCTGGCAGGTCGTCAGGGGGGCCAGGTGGTGGCCGCAGGGACCATGGAAGACATTATGCAAGTACCGGAGTCCCTCACCGGCCAGTACCTTAGTGGTAAGAAATTTATCCCGGTACCCCTCAGTCGACGCCTGGGCAAGGGACAGAGTTTGGTCATTAAGGGGGCTACCGAAAACAACCTGAAGGGGATTGATGTGGAGATTCCCCTGGGTGGTTTTGTCTGTATCACCGGGGTTTCCGGTTCCGGTAAGAGTACCCTGATTAACGAAATCCTTTATAAATCCCTGGCCCAAAAACTGCACCGGGCCAAAAGCAAACCCGGTGAACACAGCGGCATCGAGGGCATTGAACACCTGGAAAAGGTCATAGATGTAAACCAATCTCCCATTGGTCGTACCCCCAGATCCAACCCTGCCACCTATACCGGGGTTTTTAACGACATTCGGGAACTCTTCACCCAGATGCCCGAGGCCAAGGTGCGGGGCTACAAAGCCGGACGCTTTAGTTTTAACGTCAAAGGGGGCCGCTGTGAGGCCTGCCAAGGAGACGGTATCATAAAAATTGAAATGCACTTCTTACCGGATGTCTACGTACCCTGCGAAATCTGCAAAGGACTGCGCTACAACCGGGAGACCCTGGAAGTAAAATATAAAGGCAAAAGCATTGCCGATGTACTGAGTATGGAAGTGGATGAGGCGGTGGAGTTTTTTGCTAACATTCCCAAAATTCACCGCAGATTAAAGACCCTGCAGGATGTGGGTCTGGGCTACGTGCGTCTGGGTCAACCGGCACCGGAGCTTTCCGGCGGGGAGGCCCAGCGGGTAAAACTGGCCACCGAGTTGAGTCGACGCAGCAATGGAGGGACCATCTACATCCTGGACGAGCCCACCACCGGCCTGCACACTGCTGACATTGCTCGACTGCTGGAAGTACTGCACCGTCTGGTGGACAATGGCAGCACCGTGGTGGTCATCGAACACAACCTGGATGTTATTAAGACCGCCGATTATATCATCGACCTGGGTCCTGAGGGTGGCGACAAAGGAGGAACCGTAGTGGCAACCGGCTCTCCGGAAGAAATCTGTCAGGTAGCTGCCTCCTACACCGGCCATTTCCTAAAGCCAGTGCTGGAGCGAGACCGCCAGCGCACCCTACAGGCCCTGGAGAACGGCGAAGTTTCATCAATCATAGCATAA